In Octopus bimaculoides isolate UCB-OBI-ISO-001 chromosome 14, ASM119413v2, whole genome shotgun sequence, the following are encoded in one genomic region:
- the LOC106868333 gene encoding death domain-containing protein CRADD isoform X2 yields the protein MANKQQFRNSIKIQQCREDLVKGLDDVTIQNILDRFLCKFFITSEDKNIIEAEKTEQSKARKLLDLIQRKVESQDKVKKSDLFDEFVELLEIHDEGLASTVAKADDSVPNDKRQIDYILENIEGMDLDERMLNRILMYMGPGWESVAAELGINSIKIAIAKENNPYNSRNQMFEVFNFWRQREALGRGGLRKFIKAIDSCSVHCNIDMKKILECIEGP from the coding sequence ATGGCTAACAAACAGCAATTCAGGAACTCAATTAAAATTCAGCAATGTCGTGAGGATCTTGTGAAGGGGCTTGATGATGTGACAATACAAAACATACTTGATcgttttttatgtaaattttttatCACGTCCGAGGATAAGAATATAATTGAAGCAGAAAAAACTGAACAAAGCAAAGCTCGGAAATTACTAGACCTTATTCAGCGCAAAGTGGAAAGCCAGGATAAAGTGAAAAAGTCAGATTTATTTGATGAATTCGTGGAACTTTTAGAAATTCACGACGAAGGTTTAGCATCAACAGTGGCAAAAGCTGATGACAGTGTGCCGAATGACAAACGTCAGATAGAttatattcttgaaaatattgaagGTATGGATTTGGATGAGAGAATGTTAAATCGTATTTTGATGTACATGGGCCCTGGATGGGAATCTGTTGCTGCCGAATTAGGTATCAACAGCATAAAAATTGCTATTGCTAAGGAAAACAACCCATATAATTCACGAAACCAGATGTTTGAAGTATTTAATTTCTGGAGACAAAGAGAAGCCCTTGGACGTGGTGGattaagaaaatttataaaagctATCGATAGCTGTTCTGTTCATTGCAATATAGACATGAaaaaaatacttgaatgtattGAGGGCccttaa